Part of the Flavobacterium sp. MDT1-60 genome, GTGTTTCCTAAAGCGTCATCCAAAATCAAATAATTAAAGAAGCGATTCGTCACTTTTACTTTTTTGATTTTACCGGTAAAGCATCAACTTTCTTTTTTTGCAAAGCCGCACAACTTCGTTAAAAACACAAATCATACAATTCGGACTTTTAGGTACGCATTGCAAAGCGCCAAATTCCATTATTGCCTGATTAAAGATTGCCGGGTTATTTTTTGGCATTAATTCAAAAGCCAGTTCTGTAAATTCTTTTTTGTCGCCGGGCAGACCAATATCCGATTCAATATCAAAATAACGGGAAAGCACCCTAAATACATTTCCATCACAACCGGAACAGCTTCATTATACGAAAAAGAAGCAATCGCAGCGGCAGTATATTCACCAACACCTTTTAATTTTAATAACATGCATAGTTTTCAGGAAAAACTCCATTTAACTCATTTGCTACATATTGAGCCGTTTATGCAAATTTCTTGCCCGGGAATAATACCCGAGACCCTGCCAAAGTTTCAAAACCTGTTCTTCTGATGCATTTGCCAAATCAAACACTGTAGGAATTCTTGCGTAAAAATTGAAAAAGTAAGGCATTCCCTGCGCTACTCTTGTCTGTTGCAGCATAATTTCTGAGAGCCAAATTAGGTACGGATCGACCGTATTTCGCCATGGCAAATCACGCTTGTTCTGTAAATACCAACTTATCAATATGTTTATGAAAATCCATTGTAAAATCCTTTGAAAACAAAAGTAAATGTTTATGTAATTAAAATTTAACGAATTAGCTTGATTAATATTTTTTAATTCCTATATTTGCAAACTCAAAAAAATAGTACATCATTTATAAAATAAAATAGGAAAGAAAATGACGAAAGCAGATATCGTAGCGAAAATTTCAGAGAAACTTGGTCCTTGAAAAAGGAGATGTTCAAGCAACAGTAGAAACTTTTATGGAAGAAGTTAAAACTTCATTAGAAACTGGTGACAATGTTTACCTAAGAGGTTTCGGAAGTTTTATCGTAAAAACCAGAGCTGAAAAGACAGGAAGAAACATTTCAAAAAAACACCACAATCAAAATTCCTGCACACAACATTCCTGCGTTTAAACCTGCAAAAGTATTTGTAGGGGAGTTAAAACGAACAACGAAGCAAATAATACTATTAATTAATCATAAAATCGACACGATATGCCAAGTGGTAAAAAAAGAAAGAGACATAAGGTAGCTACTCACAAAAGAAAAAAAAGAGCGAGAGCTAACCGTCACAAAAAGAAAAAGTAGTTTTAAACTACTTTTTTCTTTTTAAACGTTCATTGAAATTGGAAATTAGTCTCAGTACTCAGTCACAGTCTGCAGCTTAAAACTGCCAACTGATACTGAAACTGCTTACTAAAATCCCCCGGGTTAATACCTGTTAAAAATATTGTTTATCCATCTGTAGATAAGATTTTAGATTTTAGATTTCAGATTTTAGGCTTTTAAGTCTATATTCTATTTTCTATATTCTATTTTCTGAAAAAAACAGATAAAAATTTACAGTGTGAATAAAGAATTAATCATTAGATCTAGTTCTGAAGCCGTAGATTTTGCCTTATTAAAAGATGGAAAACTAATTGAATTACACAAGGAAGAAGAGAAAAGCAACTTTCAGGTTGGTGATATTTTTATCGCCAAAATACGAAAACCAGTTGCTGGACTTAACGCTGCTTTTGTAAATGTAGGCTTCGAAAAAGATGCCTTTTTACATTATCACGATTTAGGACCTAACTTAGCTTCCCAACTGAAATTCATAAAACTTGTAAGCGCAGGTAAAATAAAAGATTTCTCCCTAAAAACCTTTCAGTTTGAAAAAGAGATTGACAAAGATGGCATCATTACTGATATTTTAAGTGCCAATCAATCTGTTTAGTTCAAGTTGTTAAAGAACCTATATCGACCAAAGGTCCAAGAATTAGCGCTGAGCTTTCATTGGCAGGAAGATTTATTGTTCTCGTTCCGTTTTCTGACCGTGTTTCTATTTCTCAAAAAATAGAGGACAAAAAGGAAAAGGATCGTCTAAAAAAACTTGTTCTATCTATCAAACCAAAAGGATTTGGTGTTATTGTTCGCACAGTAGCCGAAGGCAAAAACGTAGCCGAATTAGAAAAAGATTTGCAGAACCTGCTTAGCAGATGGACTGCAATGTGTAAAAAATTACCAACTGCTCATCATCCATCAAAAGTATTAGGAGAGCTCAACAGAGCTTCTTCGATATTAAGAGATGTATTTAATGATACCTTCAGCGGTATTCAAATAGATGACGAAGAGTTGTACCATCAAACGAAGGAATATCTGCAAGAAATTGCACCTTCAAAACAATCAATTGTAAAGTTTTATCAATCAAACGACACTCCAATTTTCGAGAAATACAATATAGAGAGACAAATCAAAACTTCATTTGGACGTACCGTTTCCATGAGTAAAGGCGCTTATCTTATTATCGAACACACTGAAGCTCTTCACGTTATCGACGTAAACAGCGGAAACCGTTCTAATAAGGCGACCAATCAGGAAGACACAGCCATGGAAGTAAATATGATCGCTGCTGCTGAAATTGCCAGACAACTTCGTCTGCGCGATATGGGCGGTATCATCGTGATTGATTTTATCGATATGTCTAATCCTGAAAACAGGAAAGTTTTGTTCGACTTCTTGCGAGAAGAAATGAGCGACGATAAAGCAAAACATAAAATATTACCGCCAAGTAAATTTGGTTTAGTCCAGATTACAAGACAGCGGCGTAAGACCAGAAGTAAATATTAAAACTAGAGAAGAAGATCCAAACAATGAACATGGCGAAATTGAAGCGCCAATTTTGATCATTGATAAAATCGCACTAGATTTAGACCGACTTTTAAAAACCCACAAAAGTGTTGTGCTTAATGTACATCCGTTTGTGGCTGCATACCTCAGCAAAGGTTTTCCATCATTACGTTCAAAATGGTTTTTTGAGCATAAGAAATGGGTGAAAATCATACCTCGTGACGCTTACACGTACTTAGAATACCATTTCTATGATAAAAAAGGAAATGTTATTCTAGAATAAAATAAAAACCGCCTCTCGAAAGATTGGCGGTTTTTTATGGGTTTTTTTTCGCCACGACACGAGCGAGAGCGAACTGGCGAAGCAATTACACGAATGAACACCAATTATTTTTAATTTTAATTCGTGAATTCGTTGGCTATTTTCAGGAGCTCTTTCCAGCTATCCGCTTGTATCTTTTCCTTGCTAAAGGAGCAAGAAAAAGGATACCGCTCCTATCTGGGCTAGACAGCAGTTTTCATAATTCATTTTACCTTTTACAAGATCTAATCAGGAATGCAATTGAGTAAGGGGAAAATTAGTAGCGTTTAGATTTTAATCTACTCAATGTTTCTTGTGAAATATTCAGGTAAGTTGCTACTATTCTGTTTGGTAAACGCTGAATAATCTTCGGATTTACATCCATCAACTGTTTGTATCTTTCTGTTGCATCAAGAGTTAAGAAAGACATAAGCCTATTGGTATTAGTTACATAGGCGTTTTCTAAATAATGTCGATAGAATTTTTCCCATGCCGGAATAATTTCAAGTAAATGATAAAAATCCGGGCTCGAAATATAAAGTAATTCTGTTGGTTCTAATGCCTGAATAAATTCTAACGATGGCTCATTTGAAATAAAACTACACAACGCAGTCGCAAAGTTATTTTCAAATGCTAAATATCGCGTTGCTTCCTGCCCATTTTCGGTAATAAAATATATTCGCAAACAACCTGAACCCACAAAAAAGCTTCTTTGATTCATCTGCCCCTGAACTACTAGCAACTCATTCTTCTCCGTCTTTAACGGTTTAAAATAAGAAAGAATTATGGCTAACTCTTCGTCTGTAACAGTTATAATGCTTTTGATGTAATTAGCGAGTTGCTCTATCATTTATCAATTTCTAATATTCACGAATATACAAAAAACCTATTCCGTAAATTATGATTTTGAGGTTGTTCTTTCTGCTAATTTTCTAGCATTCGGAATGATAATAAAGGCTGCTAAATATGCTACAGGCAACATAACACTCCAAGCCTTAAGAAACTTTAAAAACCAATCTTCACCAAAACCATAATTACGCATTAATCCCACAAAGGCCATAATTAACGTCATTGGAATCACAACAAACAATGTGTTGATGTACTTAAAATACTTTTTCTTCATTTTTAAATTTTGTTTAATAATTAATTTACCGCAAAGGTGTATAAACAAAAAAGTAAAAATTTTGATGTAAATCAAAAAGCGCTATTTAGGCTAAATTATAT contains:
- a CDS encoding DUF2798 domain-containing protein, producing MKKKYFKYINTLFVVIPMTLIMAFVGLMRNYGFGEDWFLKFLKAWSVMLPVAYLAAFIIIPNARKLAERTTSKS
- a CDS encoding Crp/Fnr family transcriptional regulator is translated as MIEQLANYIKSIITVTDEELAIILSYFKPLKTEKNELLVVQGQMNQRSFFVGSGCLRIYFITENGQEATRYLAFENNFATALCSFISNEPSLEFIQALEPTELLYISSPDFYHLLEIIPAWEKFYRHYLENAYVTNTNRLMSFLTLDATERYKQLMDVNPKIIQRLPNRIVATYLNISQETLSRLKSKRY